In a single window of the Nocardioides sp. L-11A genome:
- a CDS encoding sugar ABC transporter ATP-binding protein: MSSPDASGRVVLHIESLSKTFPAQKALDDVDLELRAGEVHCLLGQNGSGKSTLIKILAGYHAPDPGSAAVLDGRSVVLGSPTIRDHGVAFIHQDLGLVPDLDVVDNLALGNRYAGRWWVSERTERAAATRLLDRFNLDLDPAAPLSAATPGEQTMVAIVRAVAGAATAPAVLVLDEPTASLPQHQVEQLFGLVRRLRDQGTAVLYVTHRLREVFDIGDRVTVLRDGRRIATRPVADVTGDGLVELIIGRRPTAFAPSVPTAGVDVLLRADEVVGEQVDDFSIDVRAGEIVGITGLIGSGYDQALGIVYGARPRTSGEVEVAGRRLDPGRPDRAIASGVAYAPADRKRLSTIQSWTIGENLTLPRLPSAGPARWLGQRRERREVEPWLKRLDVVPDDPDRLLSLLSGGNQQKVVLARWLRVDAQVLLLDEPTGGVDAGAKASIYRALAEIASQGRAVVLSSSDAEELCAVCDRVLIMRNGAVTSVLGKDELSVARIVSETIRDSVADSLEGPTSDDD; this comes from the coding sequence ATGAGCTCGCCGGACGCCTCCGGGCGGGTCGTGCTGCACATCGAGTCGTTGTCCAAGACGTTCCCGGCGCAGAAGGCGCTCGACGACGTCGACCTGGAGCTGCGAGCCGGCGAGGTGCACTGCCTGCTCGGACAGAACGGGTCCGGGAAGTCCACGCTGATCAAGATCCTGGCGGGCTACCACGCGCCCGACCCGGGATCGGCCGCGGTGCTCGACGGGCGGTCCGTCGTCCTCGGCAGCCCGACGATCCGTGATCACGGCGTCGCCTTCATCCACCAGGACCTCGGCCTCGTCCCGGACCTGGACGTCGTCGACAACCTCGCCCTGGGCAACAGGTACGCCGGCCGGTGGTGGGTCTCGGAGCGGACCGAGCGAGCGGCCGCGACCAGGCTCCTCGACCGGTTCAACCTCGACCTCGATCCGGCCGCCCCCCTGTCCGCCGCCACCCCCGGCGAGCAGACGATGGTCGCCATCGTCCGCGCCGTCGCGGGCGCCGCCACGGCGCCGGCGGTCCTCGTGCTCGACGAGCCCACGGCGTCGCTCCCCCAGCACCAGGTCGAGCAGCTGTTCGGCCTGGTGCGGCGCCTGCGCGACCAGGGCACCGCGGTCCTCTACGTGACCCACCGGCTGCGCGAGGTCTTCGACATCGGTGATCGGGTGACCGTGCTGCGCGACGGGCGCCGGATCGCGACCCGGCCGGTCGCCGACGTCACCGGTGACGGCCTGGTCGAGCTCATCATCGGCCGCAGGCCGACAGCGTTCGCGCCCTCGGTGCCGACGGCGGGCGTCGACGTGCTCCTGCGCGCCGACGAGGTCGTCGGCGAGCAGGTGGACGACTTCTCCATCGATGTGCGCGCCGGCGAGATCGTCGGCATCACGGGCCTCATCGGGTCCGGATACGACCAGGCCCTGGGCATCGTCTACGGGGCGAGGCCGCGGACGTCGGGCGAGGTGGAGGTCGCCGGCCGCCGACTGGACCCGGGACGTCCCGACCGGGCGATCGCCTCGGGCGTCGCCTACGCGCCGGCCGACCGGAAGCGCCTCTCCACCATCCAGTCCTGGACGATCGGGGAGAACCTCACCCTGCCCCGGCTGCCGTCCGCCGGTCCGGCACGCTGGCTCGGACAGCGCCGGGAGCGTCGCGAGGTTGAGCCGTGGTTGAAGCGGCTGGACGTCGTACCCGACGATCCCGACCGCCTGCTGTCGCTGCTGTCCGGCGGCAACCAGCAGAAGGTGGTGCTGGCGCGCTGGCTCCGGGTCGACGCGCAGGTCCTGCTCCTCGACGAGCCGACCGGTGGGGTCGACGCGGGCGCCAAGGCGTCGATCTACCGGGCTCTCGCCGAGATCGCGAGCCAGGGACGTGCCGTCGTCCTCTCCTCCTCGGACGCGGAGGAGCTGTGCGCCGTGTGCGACCGCGTCCTCATCATGCGCAACGGTGCGGTGACCTCCGTGCTCGGCAAGGACGAGCTCTCCGTCGCCCGCATCGTGAGCGAGACCATCCGCGACTCGGTCGCCGACAGCTTGGAAGGGCCCACCTCAGATGACGATTGA
- a CDS encoding ABC transporter permease, which produces MTIDAQTESRADDVPALDADDREGRRSPSRILGALRPARYSGLLLLAVFVAFFSIRLPETFPTSSTITSIAGDQSVTLILALGLLVTLAVGQFDLSAAQNLGMSAVLCGALMVKQDLSPVLAVTITLLVGVSVGVVNAILVAGVGIDSLIATLGMSSVLLAVTSLVSNYQFVGPVPEGFQEIANAELLGLPVVAVYAIGLCFLVWYALEHSPVGRRAYAVGASPDAARLAGVRTVRYVAGSFVVTALFASVAGVLVTAKIGSVAPTLGPAYLLPSFAACFLATTQVKPGRFNVWGTVIAVVLLATGVKGLQLMGNQLWVTDLFNGLALLVAVGAAVLSGRRTRRRRRRAS; this is translated from the coding sequence ATGACGATTGATGCGCAGACCGAGAGCCGCGCGGACGACGTACCCGCGCTCGACGCCGACGACCGCGAGGGGAGGAGGTCCCCGAGCCGGATCCTGGGTGCCTTGCGCCCGGCCCGCTACAGCGGCCTCCTGCTCCTGGCCGTCTTCGTGGCCTTCTTCTCGATCCGGCTCCCGGAGACCTTCCCGACGAGCTCGACGATCACGAGCATCGCCGGCGACCAGTCGGTGACGCTGATCCTGGCCCTCGGGCTGCTGGTGACCCTGGCGGTCGGTCAGTTCGATCTGTCGGCCGCCCAGAACCTCGGCATGAGCGCCGTGCTCTGCGGTGCCCTCATGGTCAAGCAGGACCTGAGCCCCGTGCTCGCCGTGACCATCACCCTGCTGGTGGGCGTGTCGGTCGGCGTCGTCAACGCGATCCTGGTCGCCGGCGTCGGGATCGACAGCCTGATCGCGACCCTGGGCATGAGCTCGGTCCTGCTGGCCGTCACCTCGCTCGTCTCGAACTACCAGTTCGTGGGACCGGTGCCGGAGGGCTTCCAGGAGATCGCCAACGCGGAGCTCCTCGGGCTGCCGGTGGTCGCCGTCTACGCGATCGGACTGTGCTTCCTGGTGTGGTACGCGCTCGAGCACAGCCCCGTGGGACGGCGGGCGTATGCCGTCGGGGCGAGCCCGGACGCGGCTCGCCTGGCCGGCGTCCGCACGGTCCGCTACGTCGCCGGCTCCTTCGTGGTCACAGCGCTCTTCGCCTCCGTGGCCGGCGTGCTGGTCACGGCCAAGATCGGGAGTGTGGCGCCGACCTTGGGGCCGGCGTACCTGCTGCCGAGCTTCGCGGCCTGCTTCCTGGCGACCACCCAGGTGAAGCCCGGACGGTTCAACGTCTGGGGCACGGTGATCGCCGTCGTCCTGCTGGCGACCGGGGTCAAGGGGCTCCAGCTGATGGGCAACCAGCTCTGGGTCACCGACCTGTTCAACGGGCTCGCGCTCCTGGTCGCCGTCGGTGCGGCCGTGCTGAGTGGTCGTCGCACGCGCCGTCGGCGGCGCCGGGCGAGCTGA
- a CDS encoding crotonase/enoyl-CoA hydratase family protein, giving the protein MSAVRFEDADGIAVITIDRPARRNAVDLEVAHGIARAIDAFEARADLAVAILTGAGGTFCAGLDLAAFTRGEIPILPGRGFGGLTESPPGKPLIAAVEGWALAGGFELALAADLIVAARDARFGLPETKRGLVAGAGGLLRLPKTLPYRLAMQLALTGEPIGAEAAHDHGLVNILTEPGGALTAARELAASIAANGPLAVRASKEIVAMSVDYPSTGGFDAQRPLVERILASRDALEGALAFTERRAPVWAGE; this is encoded by the coding sequence ATGAGTGCCGTGCGCTTCGAGGACGCGGACGGCATCGCCGTCATCACGATCGACCGTCCCGCGCGGCGCAACGCGGTCGACCTCGAGGTCGCCCACGGCATCGCCCGGGCGATCGATGCCTTCGAGGCGCGTGCCGACCTCGCCGTCGCGATCCTCACCGGCGCCGGAGGCACGTTCTGCGCGGGCCTCGACCTGGCGGCCTTCACGCGCGGAGAGATCCCGATCCTGCCGGGACGCGGCTTCGGTGGCCTCACCGAGAGCCCTCCCGGCAAGCCGTTGATCGCGGCCGTCGAGGGGTGGGCTCTCGCCGGTGGCTTCGAGCTCGCCCTGGCGGCGGACCTCATCGTCGCCGCGCGGGATGCCCGGTTCGGCCTGCCCGAGACCAAGCGCGGCCTGGTCGCCGGGGCCGGTGGCCTGCTCCGGTTGCCCAAGACCCTTCCCTACCGGCTGGCGATGCAGCTCGCCCTGACGGGCGAGCCGATCGGGGCCGAGGCGGCCCATGACCACGGGTTGGTGAACATCCTCACCGAGCCGGGAGGCGCCCTGACCGCGGCGCGCGAGCTCGCCGCCTCCATCGCCGCCAACGGGCCGCTCGCGGTCCGGGCCAGCAAGGAGATCGTGGCGATGTCGGTCGACTATCCGAGCACCGGCGGCTTCGACGCCCAGCGTCCACTCGTCGAGCGGATCCTCGCGTCCCGCGACGCCCTCGAGGGCGCCCTCGCGTTCACCGAGCGGAGAGCGCCCGTCTGGGCGGGTGAGTAG
- a CDS encoding acyl-CoA dehydrogenase family protein → MNDVHDTLTAVVREVCAKLSDAEIRDRADDGGWNAPLWAALEELGMTTIAVPEEAGGSGGTISDAVAVLQVLGEHAAAIPFAESCLLGGWLLARCGAPVPRGPLTATVAGDGLHVVRHGDEVEIRGSIPRVPWARQAEHLLVVHDAGIVLLRAGEFEVLPRTNLAGEPRDDVLVDRVLTADHDLGPCLAERSSIRDEFQQRAALSRAALLAGAARRALALAVDYAGEREQFGRPIARFQAVQQYLAAMAGEVLAMRIAVDAAAVAVAEGHGALAVAAAKTTTSGSAGVVASLAHQVHGALGYTAEHPLHRTTTRLWAWRDEGGSEHAWAADLGRRALRAGPGGLWALITATEAGR, encoded by the coding sequence ATGAACGACGTACACGACACACTGACCGCGGTGGTCCGGGAGGTCTGCGCCAAGCTGTCCGACGCGGAGATCCGGGACCGCGCCGACGACGGCGGCTGGAACGCCCCGCTCTGGGCGGCGCTGGAGGAGCTGGGCATGACGACCATCGCCGTGCCGGAGGAGGCCGGGGGGTCGGGGGGCACGATCAGCGACGCCGTCGCCGTCCTCCAGGTGCTCGGTGAGCACGCGGCCGCGATCCCCTTCGCCGAGTCCTGCCTCCTCGGCGGGTGGCTGCTCGCCCGGTGCGGAGCGCCGGTCCCGCGAGGTCCGCTCACGGCGACCGTTGCCGGCGACGGACTCCACGTCGTCCGACACGGGGACGAGGTCGAGATCCGCGGATCGATCCCCCGGGTCCCCTGGGCCCGTCAGGCCGAGCATCTCCTCGTCGTGCACGACGCCGGCATCGTGCTGCTGAGGGCCGGGGAGTTCGAGGTGCTGCCCCGGACGAACCTCGCCGGCGAGCCCCGGGACGACGTCCTCGTCGATCGGGTGCTCACGGCGGACCATGATCTCGGACCCTGCCTCGCCGAGCGTTCCTCGATCCGCGACGAGTTCCAGCAGCGCGCCGCGCTGTCCCGGGCGGCACTGCTGGCCGGAGCCGCCCGACGCGCCCTGGCGCTGGCCGTCGACTACGCGGGCGAACGCGAGCAGTTCGGCCGGCCGATCGCCAGGTTCCAGGCCGTGCAGCAGTACCTCGCCGCCATGGCCGGCGAGGTACTGGCGATGCGGATCGCCGTGGACGCCGCCGCCGTCGCCGTCGCCGAAGGGCACGGCGCCCTCGCCGTCGCGGCCGCCAAGACGACGACCAGCGGCTCGGCCGGTGTCGTGGCCTCGCTGGCCCACCAGGTCCACGGCGCTCTCGGCTACACCGCCGAACATCCGCTGCACCGGACGACGACGCGGCTGTGGGCCTGGCGTGACGAAGGCGGGAGCGAGCACGCCTGGGCCGCTGACCTCGGTCGGCGGGCGCTCCGGGCCGGCCCCGGTGGCCTGTGGGCGCTGATCACGGCGACGGAGGCGGGCCGATGA
- a CDS encoding acyl-CoA dehydrogenase family protein, whose protein sequence is MTTAAVGREQPDLWRLRPAALPPELDRLRAQVRAFLAQEVSSGRITTRCDQWLGGWDEAFSRRLGEHGWLGMTFPAAYGGAAAGALARFVVTEELLAAGAPVAAHWIADRQSGPGLLRFGTEEQKQTYLPRIARGECFFAAGMSEPDTGSDLASVRTRGTRVEGGWRISGTKVWASGAHRAHAMIALVRTEARTADRHAGLTQVIVDLPDPDVHIRPILLLSGEHHFNEVVFDDVFVPDDRVLGAPGAGWQQVTSELAMERSGPERVLSTFPLLSALVDRLASAGSEASAARLGALVARLWTLRQMSLAVAGRLQAGAAPAVEAALVKDLGTRYEGVVIEAARELGGAVPDLGSADPVASLLAESILHSPGFTLRGGTNEILRGVVAKELGVR, encoded by the coding sequence ATGACGACCGCGGCCGTCGGCCGGGAGCAGCCGGACCTGTGGCGGCTGCGACCCGCCGCCCTGCCCCCCGAGCTCGACCGGCTACGCGCGCAGGTGCGTGCCTTCCTCGCGCAGGAGGTCTCATCCGGGCGGATCACGACCCGCTGCGACCAGTGGCTCGGTGGCTGGGACGAGGCGTTCAGTCGTCGCCTGGGCGAGCACGGCTGGCTGGGCATGACCTTCCCCGCGGCGTACGGCGGCGCGGCGGCCGGTGCGCTCGCCCGGTTCGTCGTCACCGAGGAGCTGCTGGCGGCCGGCGCTCCCGTCGCCGCGCACTGGATCGCCGACCGCCAGTCGGGCCCGGGTCTCCTGCGGTTCGGCACGGAGGAGCAGAAACAGACCTACCTGCCCCGCATCGCGCGCGGCGAGTGCTTCTTCGCCGCGGGGATGAGTGAGCCGGACACCGGATCCGACCTCGCCTCCGTGCGGACCCGCGGCACGCGGGTCGAGGGCGGCTGGCGGATCAGCGGGACCAAGGTCTGGGCGAGCGGCGCCCACCGCGCCCACGCGATGATCGCGCTCGTGCGCACCGAGGCACGCACCGCGGATCGACACGCCGGCCTGACCCAGGTGATCGTCGACCTGCCCGACCCCGACGTGCACATCCGGCCGATCCTGCTGCTCTCCGGCGAGCACCACTTCAACGAGGTCGTGTTCGACGACGTCTTCGTCCCCGACGATCGGGTGCTCGGCGCTCCCGGTGCGGGCTGGCAGCAGGTGACCAGCGAGCTGGCGATGGAGCGCAGCGGTCCCGAGCGCGTCCTGTCCACCTTCCCCCTGCTCAGCGCACTGGTGGACCGGCTGGCGAGCGCCGGGAGCGAGGCGAGCGCCGCGCGCCTGGGCGCCCTCGTCGCCCGGCTCTGGACGCTGCGCCAGATGTCCCTGGCCGTCGCGGGTCGACTCCAGGCCGGCGCGGCTCCCGCCGTCGAGGCGGCGCTGGTGAAGGACCTCGGGACCCGGTACGAGGGCGTGGTGATCGAGGCGGCCCGCGAGCTCGGCGGCGCCGTCCCCGACCTGGGATCGGCCGATCCCGTGGCGTCGCTCCTCGCCGAGTCGATCCTGCACAGTCCGGGCTTCACCCTGCGGGGTGGGACCAACGAGATCCTGCGTGGCGTGGTCGCCAAGGAGTTGGGGGTTCGATGA
- a CDS encoding enoyl-CoA hydratase-related protein, with protein sequence MSNPTTAAHDPLAPSISVSREGATATVLLDRPERRNAIDSEGWDRLRAIFDDLARDDSVRAVVLTGAGGNFCAGADLGGTRREEHPLARMRRVGDVALALVEMPKPVIAQVAGSAIGAGWNLALACDLVVADTSARFSQIFARRGLSVDFGGTWLLPRLVGLQQAKRLTMLAETIGAEEARQLGLVTWVCAEGDLPAFVSDLAGRLAAQPPLAVAQTKSLLHQGTRQSLADALEGEARAQAVNLATEDAPAAFRAFLDKSAPPAFTGRWAVR encoded by the coding sequence ATGAGCAACCCGACGACCGCCGCCCACGATCCCCTCGCGCCTTCGATCAGCGTCTCCCGCGAGGGCGCCACGGCCACCGTCCTCCTCGACCGGCCGGAGCGCAGGAACGCCATCGACAGCGAGGGCTGGGACCGGCTCCGCGCGATCTTCGACGACCTCGCCCGGGACGACTCCGTGCGCGCCGTCGTCCTGACCGGCGCCGGCGGGAACTTCTGCGCGGGCGCCGACCTCGGGGGCACTCGACGCGAGGAGCATCCCCTCGCCCGGATGCGGCGCGTCGGCGACGTCGCGCTGGCCCTCGTCGAGATGCCCAAGCCGGTGATCGCCCAGGTGGCCGGGAGCGCCATCGGCGCCGGGTGGAACCTGGCGCTGGCCTGCGACCTGGTCGTGGCCGACACCAGCGCCCGCTTCTCTCAGATCTTCGCGCGGCGTGGCCTCTCGGTCGACTTCGGCGGAACGTGGCTCCTTCCCCGGCTGGTCGGCCTCCAGCAGGCCAAGCGGCTGACCATGCTCGCCGAGACCATCGGCGCGGAGGAGGCCCGGCAGCTCGGTCTGGTGACCTGGGTGTGCGCCGAGGGAGATCTCCCGGCCTTCGTCTCCGACCTGGCCGGCCGCTTGGCCGCCCAGCCGCCCCTGGCCGTGGCACAGACGAAGAGCCTGCTCCACCAGGGGACCCGGCAGAGCCTGGCCGACGCACTCGAGGGCGAGGCCCGGGCCCAGGCGGTCAACCTCGCGACCGAGGACGCCCCCGCCGCCTTCCGCGCCTTCCTGGACAAGTCCGCCCCACCCGCGTTCACCGGCCGCTGGGCGGTGCGATGA
- a CDS encoding enoyl-CoA hydratase-related protein has translation MTDLEYSVADGIGTILLNRPHLKNAFTLEMVDEWSDALRSARTDPAVRAVVVTGAGDAFCSGIDLSTFDREATGPLALKTLLHERIHRVAMAVEDLDKPLIAAVNGLAVGAGMDMALMCDIRLVAASARFSQAYIRLGLVPGDGGCYYLPRLVGMARALELMWTGDFVGAEEAHRLGIADHVYADSDFPRASRSFLERLAAQPPLNVRLIKRAAHQSARTDARTALDLISSHMALVHSTEDSAEAMTAFREGRAAHFTGS, from the coding sequence GTGACAGACCTCGAATACTCGGTCGCGGACGGGATCGGCACGATCCTGCTCAACCGGCCCCACCTGAAGAACGCGTTCACCCTCGAGATGGTCGACGAGTGGAGCGATGCGCTCCGGTCGGCGCGCACCGATCCCGCGGTGCGCGCCGTCGTCGTGACCGGCGCGGGCGACGCGTTCTGCTCCGGCATCGACCTGAGCACGTTCGATCGCGAGGCGACAGGACCACTGGCGCTCAAGACCCTCCTGCACGAGCGGATCCATCGGGTGGCGATGGCGGTCGAGGATCTCGACAAGCCCCTGATCGCGGCCGTGAACGGCCTCGCCGTCGGCGCCGGGATGGACATGGCCCTGATGTGCGACATCCGGCTGGTCGCCGCGTCGGCCCGCTTCTCCCAGGCCTACATCCGGCTCGGTCTCGTCCCCGGGGACGGCGGCTGCTACTACCTCCCCCGCCTGGTCGGCATGGCCCGCGCGCTGGAGCTGATGTGGACCGGCGACTTCGTCGGGGCCGAGGAGGCCCACCGCCTGGGCATCGCGGACCACGTGTACGCCGACAGCGACTTCCCCCGCGCGTCGCGCTCCTTCTTGGAGCGACTCGCGGCCCAGCCGCCGCTCAACGTGCGGCTCATCAAGCGCGCGGCCCACCAGTCGGCCCGGACCGACGCCCGAACCGCGCTCGACCTGATCTCCTCGCACATGGCCCTCGTGCACAGCACCGAGGACTCGGCCGAGGCCATGACCGCCTTCCGCGAGGGCCGGGCGGCCCACTTCACGGGGAGCTGA
- a CDS encoding nuclear transport factor 2 family protein → MDEVAEVAEVAGTAAGGLLAGDRLRAGIQLLLDEREISRTVLRYAHGVDRGDVDMVESCYHPGAYDEHGYASGTVEEFAARLRQTDGPLGSRHHLIGNLLIEVRGDVAVCESYFLCYLQDLDPAGDPVSTGVFAGRYVDRLARREGAWRVERRICVMDWSRALSPASPGRGARTFAQGSRDERDPAVLAFRELAGA, encoded by the coding sequence ATGGACGAGGTGGCGGAGGTCGCTGAGGTGGCGGGGACGGCGGCGGGCGGACTGCTGGCGGGCGATCGACTCCGCGCGGGCATCCAGCTGTTGCTGGATGAGCGGGAGATCTCCCGGACCGTGCTGCGCTACGCCCACGGGGTCGATCGGGGTGATGTCGACATGGTCGAGAGCTGTTACCACCCCGGCGCCTACGACGAGCACGGGTACGCCAGCGGCACGGTCGAGGAGTTCGCCGCGAGGCTCCGGCAGACCGACGGTCCGCTGGGGTCGCGGCATCATCTGATCGGGAACCTGCTGATCGAGGTCCGGGGGGACGTCGCGGTCTGCGAGTCCTACTTCCTCTGCTATCTCCAGGATCTGGATCCGGCGGGCGACCCCGTGTCGACGGGCGTGTTCGCCGGACGCTACGTCGACCGCCTCGCGCGTCGCGAGGGTGCCTGGCGGGTCGAGCGGCGGATCTGCGTCATGGACTGGAGTCGCGCGCTGTCGCCGGCGTCCCCGGGCCGGGGGGCGCGCACCTTCGCCCAGGGGTCGCGGGACGAGCGCGACCCGGCCGTGCTCGCGTTCCGGGAGCTCGCGGGCGCGTGA
- a CDS encoding CoA transferase produces MTSRALDGVTVLDLSQVYNGPYCTLLLAQLGAEIIKVEPFGGEPVRWRLAGDQETAAFGLLNGGKKSLRLNLKDPRGRALLLELVAQADVVVENFSPGALQRLGLGYDTLAEANSRIILASGRGYGVHTPQAEQRAMDLTIQAVSGVMATTGQPELPPTKAGPAVADFFGGTHLFGAILAALLQRTVTGRGQHVEVAMQDAVIPSLTSSIAGHLDNDGALPERTGNRHGGMAVSPYNVYPAADGWVAILCMTDTHWQTLCRLMERDDLAAAPELASPPGRVAQMEKLDEIVGGWTAGRSRDLIVADLQAAGVPCAPVLSLADVLAGPMVGEDSMIRPVTTADGRPGYVFGSPLNLTDSAPVASRGAPALGADTDQVLAERLDLTPEQLRRLHDENVI; encoded by the coding sequence ATGACGAGTCGGGCGCTGGACGGCGTGACCGTCTTGGACCTCAGCCAGGTCTACAACGGCCCCTACTGCACGCTGCTGTTGGCCCAGCTCGGCGCCGAGATCATCAAGGTCGAGCCCTTCGGCGGCGAGCCCGTGCGCTGGCGGCTCGCGGGCGATCAGGAGACGGCGGCCTTCGGCCTGCTCAACGGGGGCAAGAAGAGCCTGCGGCTCAACCTCAAGGACCCCCGCGGCCGGGCGCTCCTCCTGGAGCTGGTCGCGCAGGCCGACGTCGTCGTCGAGAACTTCAGTCCCGGAGCGCTCCAGCGCCTGGGGCTGGGCTACGACACCCTGGCGGAGGCCAACAGCCGGATCATCCTGGCCTCGGGGCGAGGCTACGGCGTCCACACGCCCCAGGCCGAGCAGCGGGCCATGGACCTGACGATCCAGGCCGTGTCCGGGGTGATGGCCACGACCGGACAGCCTGAGCTGCCTCCCACCAAGGCGGGTCCGGCCGTCGCGGACTTCTTCGGCGGCACGCACCTGTTCGGCGCGATCCTCGCCGCCCTCCTCCAACGCACCGTGACCGGGCGTGGCCAGCACGTCGAGGTCGCGATGCAGGACGCGGTCATCCCCTCGCTCACGTCCAGCATCGCCGGCCACCTGGACAACGACGGCGCCCTCCCGGAGCGGACCGGCAACCGTCACGGTGGCATGGCGGTGAGCCCGTACAACGTCTATCCCGCCGCCGACGGCTGGGTCGCGATCCTGTGCATGACCGACACCCACTGGCAGACGCTGTGCCGACTGATGGAGCGGGACGACCTGGCCGCGGCACCGGAGCTCGCGAGCCCGCCGGGCCGGGTCGCGCAGATGGAGAAGCTGGACGAGATCGTCGGCGGGTGGACCGCGGGCCGGTCCCGCGACCTGATCGTCGCCGATCTCCAGGCCGCGGGCGTGCCCTGTGCGCCGGTGCTCTCCCTCGCCGACGTGCTGGCCGGCCCGATGGTCGGCGAGGACTCGATGATCCGTCCCGTCACGACCGCGGACGGACGGCCCGGCTACGTCTTCGGCAGCCCGCTGAACCTGACCGACTCCGCACCGGTGGCCTCCCGGGGCGCACCCGCGCTCGGGGCCGACACCGACCAGGTGCTCGCCGAGCGCCTGGACCTGACGCCGGAGCAGCTCCGCCGGCTCCACGACGAGAACGTGATCTAG
- a CDS encoding MaoC family dehydratase N-terminal domain-containing protein: MAVDQTLFETIHTRIGTQRTHQLGEVTGVLIRRYARAIGETDPIHYDTAYARRQGYADVVAPANLVTAVSVWDEGPPTEDLREDGTPAAALEDLAPDGVRVMGGGEDMEFHRPITAGTTVEERSTMTDVELRAGRSGPVIVVSYCHEFTDAAGRLLVTTTRKLLLR; encoded by the coding sequence ATGGCCGTCGACCAGACGCTGTTCGAGACCATCCACACCCGGATCGGCACCCAGCGGACCCACCAGCTCGGGGAGGTCACCGGGGTCCTGATCCGTCGCTACGCGCGGGCGATCGGCGAGACCGACCCGATCCACTACGACACCGCCTACGCCCGTCGGCAGGGGTACGCCGACGTCGTCGCGCCCGCCAATCTCGTGACCGCGGTGTCGGTCTGGGACGAGGGTCCGCCGACCGAGGACCTGCGCGAGGACGGCACGCCCGCCGCCGCGCTCGAGGACCTGGCGCCCGACGGCGTCCGGGTGATGGGCGGCGGTGAGGACATGGAGTTCCATCGGCCGATCACCGCCGGCACCACCGTCGAGGAGCGGTCGACCATGACCGACGTCGAGTTGCGCGCCGGTCGCTCGGGACCGGTCATCGTCGTCAGCTACTGCCACGAGTTCACCGACGCCGCCGGTCGCCTCCTGGTGACCACGACCCGAAAGCTGCTCCTGCGATGA
- a CDS encoding MaoC/PaaZ C-terminal domain-containing protein: MSHRTSAVTSAVERHLRFGDVQVGDRLPELRRVPTRLQVYRYSAVTWNSHRIHFDPDYAAAEGYPDVLVQSHLHGAFLTSLCTGWIGSAGRLRRLAVSVRRFAVPGDVLTCGGEVVGTERSDDGLGLVHLDLQEIRESDDAVCAIASATVALPL, translated from the coding sequence ATGAGCCACCGCACCTCCGCCGTCACCTCCGCCGTCGAGCGCCACCTCCGCTTCGGGGACGTCCAGGTCGGTGACCGGCTGCCCGAGCTGCGCCGGGTGCCGACGAGGCTGCAGGTCTATCGCTACAGCGCGGTGACCTGGAACAGCCACCGCATCCACTTCGACCCGGACTACGCGGCAGCCGAGGGCTACCCCGACGTCCTCGTCCAGTCCCATCTGCACGGCGCCTTCCTCACCAGTCTCTGCACGGGCTGGATCGGATCCGCCGGGCGGCTGCGCCGGCTGGCGGTGTCGGTGCGCCGGTTCGCCGTTCCCGGCGACGTCCTGACCTGTGGCGGCGAGGTCGTCGGCACCGAACGCTCCGACGACGGTCTCGGCCTGGTCCACCTGGACCTGCAGGAGATCCGGGAGTCCGACGACGCGGTGTGCGCGATCGCCTCGGCGACCGTCGCGCTTCCGCTCTGA